The following is a genomic window from Nisaea sediminum.
AGGTGCTCGGCTTTCTCGGCCCGAACGGGGCCGGCAAATCGACCACGATGAAAATGATCTCCGGCTTTCTCGCGCCGAGCGCGGGGACGGCCGTAGTTGCCGGGCACGACGTCCGCACGGCGCCGCAAGCGGTGAAGGCGGCGATCGGCTATCTGCCCGAAGGCGCGCCGGCCTATCCGGACATGACCCCGCTCTCCTTCCTGTCCTTCGTTGCCCGCATTCGCGGACTGGCGGACGGGGAGGTGAAGGAGGCTGTCGAGCGGGTGATCGAGCAGACCCGGCTGACGCAGGTCGTGATGCAGCCGATCGAGACACTTTCGAAGGGTTACAAGCGCCGCGTCGGGCTGGCCCAGGCGCTGGTCCACGATCCCGAAGTGCTGATCCTCGACGAGCCGACCGACGGGCTCGACCCCAACCAGAAGCACGAAGTCCGCAACCTGATCATGAGCATGGCTTCGGAGAAATGCATCGTCGTCTCGACCCATATCCTGGAGGAAGTCGACGCGGTGTGCAGCCGGGCGATGATCATCGCCCGCGGCCGTGTGCTCGCCGACGGCACGCCGGAAGAGCTGAAGGCCCGCTCGGGCGCCGCAAGTCTCGACGATTTCTTCCGCGAGGTGACCGGCCATGCGTAACATCGGCCTGATCTTCCGGCGCGAGTTCGGCGCCTATTTCGCGACACCGCTCGCCTATATCTTCATCGTGATCTTCCTCGTCATGGCCGGCACGCTGACTTTCTTCGTCGGCGGTTTTCTCGCCCGCGATCAGGCGGATCTTCGGCCCTTCTTCGGCTTCCATCCCTGGCTCTATCTCTTCCTCGTGCCGGCGCTTTCGATGCGACTCTGGGCCGAAGACCGGCGGCTCGGGACGATCGAACTCTTCCTGACGCTGCCGATCACGATGTTCGAGGCGGTGGTGGGCAAGTTCCTCGCCGCCTGGGCCTTCACCGGGGTCGCGCTGGCGCTGACCTGCCCGTTCTGGATCAGCGTGAACTATCTCGGCAATCCGGATAACGGCGTGATCTTCGCCTCCTATATCGGCAGCTACCTTATGGCGGGCGCCTATCTCGCCATCGGTTCGCTGATCTCGGCGATGACCAAGAATCAGGTGATCGCCTTCGTCGTTACCGCAGCGGTCTGCTTCCTCTTCACCGTCGCGGGCTCGCCGATCCTGCTGAACTATTTCGAGAACTGGGCGCCGGGAGGACTGGTCGAGGCGATCGCCAATTTCGGTTTCCTGACCCATTTCGATGCGATCCAGCGCGGCGTGATCGACCTGCGCGACGTGATCTTCTTCGGCTCGGCGATCGTCATCGCGTTGATTGCCAATGCTTTCGTCATCGACTGGAAGAAGGCGGAATAGGATGCGCGCGCTCCAGACCCTCTTCACCCAGGGCCGCATCGCGGTCACGGCGCTTGCCCTGCTGCTGGTTCTGTTTCTCGGTCTCAACGTGCTGAGTTCCAGCCTGCTGACCTCGACCCGCCTCGACCTGACCGAGGAGGGCCTCTATTCCCTGTCCGACGCGACGGAGGATCTGATCGAGAAGATCGAGGAGCCGATCACGCTCAAGTTCTACTATTCGCAGGCACTTGGGCGGAACGTGCCGTTCTACGGCATCTATGCCGGCCGGGTGCGCGATCTCCTCGGCGAGTACGAGGCGCGCTCCGGAGGCAAGATCAAGGTCGAGATCTACGACCCGCAGCCCTTCACCGAGCTTGAGGACCGGGCGGTCGCCGACGGTCTGCAGCAGATCCCGCTGCAGGAAGGCGGCGAGCAGGTCTTTTTCGGCATCGCGGGGACCAATCTGACCGACGACCGGGAGGTGATCCCCTTCCTGCAGCCCGAGCGCGAGACCTTCCTCGAATACGACATTTCGCGGCTGATCTACGCGCTGTCCACCACCAGGCGGACCGTGGTCGGGATCGTCACCAGCCTGCCGATGGACGGCACGGTCCGGATGAACGCGATGGGGCAGCAGACCCCGATTCCGGCCTACATCATCGCCGACCAGATCGGTGCGACCTACGAGACCCGCTATCTCGACGCCGATCTCGAAAAGGTCCCGGAAGACGTCACGGTGCTGATGCTCGCGCATCCGGGCGAGCTCGGTCCGAAGGCGCAGTTCGCCATCGACCAGTTCATTCTCGGCGGCGGTAAGGCGCTGATCATGGTGGACCCCTATTCGGAGACGGAAGGCGGGCAGGCCCAGTTCTTCGGACGCAGCGCCCCAGACTCGAGCGATCTGCCGATCCTGTTCAAGCATTGGGGCGTCGAATACGACCCGACCAAGATCGCGGCCGATCGCCTGACGGCCCGCAAGGTGCAGCCGGGTCAGGGTCAGCGTCCCGTGGACTACGTCGCCTGGCTCGAACTGCGCGGCGGGAACATCGACCAGGGCTCGCCGATCACGACCAACGTCGACACCATCGCCGTTGCCAGCACGGGCCACATCGCGCTTGCGGACGGTGCTCCGGTGAAAATGACGCCGCTGGTTTCGACCTCGCTCGGTTCCATGGAACTGGATGCGGAGCAGGTGAAGGGAATGCGCACGCCGCAGACCCTGCTGCGGAACTATGTTCCCGGTCCGGACGCGTTCGTGCTCGCCGCCCGGCTGACGGCGGAGAAGATCACCACCGCCTTTCCGGACGGCCCCCCGGAGCTGAAGCCGGCGGAGGGCGAGCAGGCGCCGAGCGCGGAAGAGATCGCAGCCTACAAGGCGCAGTTCCCTACGGTCCTGACGGAATCAACCGCACCGCTCGACGTGATCGTGGTGGCGGACAGCGACATTCTGGCTGACCGTTTCTGGGTTCAGGTGCAGCAGTTCTTCGGCCGCCGGGTGCCGGTGCCGGTCTCCGGAAACGGGGATTTCGTGCTGAACGCGCTCGATGCCCTCTCCGGCAGTTCTTCGCTGCTCGGGCTCCGCGGGCGCGGCTCCACCGCCCGGCCGTTCGAGGTGCTGGACCGTATCCAGCGTGAGGCGGAGAAGGAATATGCGGCCCAGGAAGAGCGGCTGCAGAAGACTCTTGCCGAGACCGAGAAGCGATTCGACGAACTGCGCCGCGGGATGCCCGAGGGTGCGGCCGCCATCGTGTCCGACGAGGAGCGCGCCGAGATCGAAAGGTACCGTCAGGAGATCCTCCGGATCCGCGGCGAACTCCGGGCGGTGCAGCGCTCGGTGCGCGAGAACGTGGACCGGCTGGAGAGCGATCTCTGGTTCTATAACATCGCCCTTGTTCCGATCCTGGTCACGGTTCTGGCGCTGCTGCTCGCCCTCTGGAGGGTGATCAGCCGCCGCCGTATCCAGAGCCAGGCCGGTTAGGGAGGGGGATCGATGCTGAATCTGCGCACCCTTGGACGCCTTGCCGCCGTCACGGTCCTCGTCGTGCTTGCCGCCGTCGCCGCCGTTCTTGTCCGGCAGGACGCTACGGTCACCGTGCTCAAGGACACCCGGGCCTTTCCGGGTCTGGAGGACCACATTCCCGATATCGCCAGGATCGAGATGTCCTGGAGCCGGGACGGGGCGGTGGAACAGGTCACGGTCGCCCGCGACGACGGAACCTGGCGTATTCTGGAGCAGGGCGGCTATCCGGCCGATACGGGCCGGGTCCGCGATTTCGTCCTGTCGCTTGCGGAACTGAAGCTGGTCGAGGCCAAGACAGCCGATCCCGAGCGTTACGCGCGTCTTGGCGTTGCCGATGTGAACGATGCCGGGTCCGAGGCGACCCGGGTCCGGATGCTTGGCCGCGACGGAGACGTGCTGGCGGATGTGCTGGTCGGCACGGAGCGGGCCAGCGGAACGGGAGCGCCG
Proteins encoded in this region:
- a CDS encoding ABC transporter ATP-binding protein produces the protein MSALLSIQKLTKRFGPITAVDGLEFEVGRGEVLGFLGPNGAGKSTTMKMISGFLAPSAGTAVVAGHDVRTAPQAVKAAIGYLPEGAPAYPDMTPLSFLSFVARIRGLADGEVKEAVERVIEQTRLTQVVMQPIETLSKGYKRRVGLAQALVHDPEVLILDEPTDGLDPNQKHEVRNLIMSMASEKCIVVSTHILEEVDAVCSRAMIIARGRVLADGTPEELKARSGAASLDDFFREVTGHA
- a CDS encoding ABC transporter permease subunit translates to MRNIGLIFRREFGAYFATPLAYIFIVIFLVMAGTLTFFVGGFLARDQADLRPFFGFHPWLYLFLVPALSMRLWAEDRRLGTIELFLTLPITMFEAVVGKFLAAWAFTGVALALTCPFWISVNYLGNPDNGVIFASYIGSYLMAGAYLAIGSLISAMTKNQVIAFVVTAAVCFLFTVAGSPILLNYFENWAPGGLVEAIANFGFLTHFDAIQRGVIDLRDVIFFGSAIVIALIANAFVIDWKKAE
- a CDS encoding Gldg family protein, producing MRALQTLFTQGRIAVTALALLLVLFLGLNVLSSSLLTSTRLDLTEEGLYSLSDATEDLIEKIEEPITLKFYYSQALGRNVPFYGIYAGRVRDLLGEYEARSGGKIKVEIYDPQPFTELEDRAVADGLQQIPLQEGGEQVFFGIAGTNLTDDREVIPFLQPERETFLEYDISRLIYALSTTRRTVVGIVTSLPMDGTVRMNAMGQQTPIPAYIIADQIGATYETRYLDADLEKVPEDVTVLMLAHPGELGPKAQFAIDQFILGGGKALIMVDPYSETEGGQAQFFGRSAPDSSDLPILFKHWGVEYDPTKIAADRLTARKVQPGQGQRPVDYVAWLELRGGNIDQGSPITTNVDTIAVASTGHIALADGAPVKMTPLVSTSLGSMELDAEQVKGMRTPQTLLRNYVPGPDAFVLAARLTAEKITTAFPDGPPELKPAEGEQAPSAEEIAAYKAQFPTVLTESTAPLDVIVVADSDILADRFWVQVQQFFGRRVPVPVSGNGDFVLNALDALSGSSSLLGLRGRGSTARPFEVLDRIQREAEKEYAAQEERLQKTLAETEKRFDELRRGMPEGAAAIVSDEERAEIERYRQEILRIRGELRAVQRSVRENVDRLESDLWFYNIALVPILVTVLALLLALWRVISRRRIQSQAG